A genomic window from Impatiens glandulifera unplaced genomic scaffold, dImpGla2.1, whole genome shotgun sequence includes:
- the LOC124917059 gene encoding apical junction molecule-like, protein MLVALDPKENLLKATEVAAKLIKVVVEEIEAVAVLFEEEIDWNILCLEKSAFKTEAVEEFFNTATLSDNKITATVSGTEFELTEESVVESLRLPTVGQDAQLNLELKTFEAACQILSATKEEPVKVSSKKATLRLEYIPLCDIFTKSVQARGGNYNSLTKAKIEMLVGLIQGSSRPPAPQVAERRKSAKKAAPAKEKTGNKGKEKIVFLEPPSQTRDEDESASSSERTDSQKTDEERSNEEEHSRTSSDNTGAGANIENAEASEEGSAEEEEDDQKKADFIASRILEDIERRAEAVGELYREWHEYRFDRLYKHMLPGLTDEECFRRLKEIEETVMSLTNAETIHEALGRTTIIRPRARLQKLTVRIRKIKERYVEGSPEANLQLLVLEKLEAAKGDLAEEIDRLEAAVGQRGKQHSLASETDHGATPPRADPVINEADERTETPITAQLDAEQHGVSEPGVTKEWVKNLLQEFANSTVHPLEEKMKRTVSLAHRFANKTKHDLVKGHDRISQIEADYRDEVVLRNNHLQRTEALEDTTSRIKDDLDRLERETEQGFTEVDEDLGWRVTDLENKNASLEDRNNKLEADLKALTAQVDEIIKAKVNADIAVVEANARVAKEVQDALDEEARREKEPPQLTEEERAKRERRTMAKYPGLEESVAAQQREDVERLNAQKQGLEEFATAQKKKKTAAPSSSVPAKRKRKSSKKAQVAGLLDSLTESVIESQPDQATHTEDEDEEHLERRPTRQRVSRPDKKKRTKDMMAAFNFSDSE, encoded by the exons ATGCTCGTGGCACTCGATCCAAAAGAAAACCTACTCAAGGCGACCGAGGTAGCTGCAAAACTGATCAAGGTGGTCGTGGAGGAGATAGAGGCGGTGGCAGTGTTATTCGAAGAGGAAATTGATTGGAACATCTTATGCTTAGAGAAATCGGCCTTCAAGAC ggaagcggttgaagaattcttcaacaccgcaactctaTCCGACAACAAAATCACCGCGACAGTCAGCGGTACCGAATTCGAGCTAACCGAGGAATCGGTTGTAGAAAGCTTACGCCTTCCAACAGTCGGCCAAGACGCACAATTGAATTTAGAACTAAAAACGTTCGAGGCAGCATGCCAGATCCTCTCAGCAACCAAAGAAGAACCGGTGAAGGTGTCCAGTAAGAAAGCGACGCTTCGACTAGAgtacataccgctttgtgacatcttcacaaagtcggttcagGCAAGAGGAGGCAATTACAACAGTCTTACCAAGGCCAAGATCGAAATGCTGGTCGGTCTGATACAAG gaagcagccggcccccggctccacaggtggccgaaagaagaaaatCCGCCAAGAAAGCGGCCCCGGCAAAAGAAAAGACCGGAAACAAGGGCAAAGAGAAGATAGTATTCTTAGAACCGCCATCACAAACAAGGGATGAGGACGAATCGGCTTCCTCGTCTGAACGAACCGACTCACAAAAAACCGATGAAGAAAGATCGAATGAAGAAGAGCATTCGAGAACAAGTTCCGATAATACCGGCGCGGGCGCAAATATTGAGAACGCCGAGGCCAGTGAAGAAGGCAGTgcagaggaggaggaggacgaccAGAAGAAGGCCGATTTTATAGCGAGCCGGATCTTGGAGGACATTGAACGGCGAGCTGAAGCGGTCGGCGAattataccgggaatggcacgagtaccGATTCGACAGACTTTACAAACACATGTTACCGGGCCTAACCGACGAAGAGTGTTTCCGAAGGCTGAAGGAAATTGAGGAAACAGTCATGAGCCTCACCAACGCCGAAACTATTCACGAAGCCTTGGGCCGAACCACAATCATAAGACCGCGAGCCCGGCTACAGAAGTTAACCGTACGGATCCGGAAGATTAAGGAAAGGTACGTCGAGGGATCACCGGAGGCTAACTTACAGCTCTTGGTGTTAGAAAAACTTGAGGCAGCGAAAGGAGACTTAGCAGAAGAAATTGATCGACTTGAGGCGGCGGTCGGACAGCGAGGAAAACAACACTCTCTAGCTTCTGAGACCGATCATGGTGCAACTCCTCCTCGGGCGGATCCGGTGATAAACGAAGCCGATGAAAGGACGGAGACTCCTATAACCGCGCAACTTGACGCTGAACAACATGGGGTCTCTGAACCGGGCGTCACAAAAGAATGGGTCAAGAACCTTCTTCAAGAATTTGCAAACTCAACGGTTCACCCGTTAGAGGAGAAAATGAAGAGAACCGTGAGCTTGGCACACCGGTTCGCCAACAAGACAAAGCATGATCTTGTAAAGGGACATGACCGGATCTCACAAATCGAGGCTGATTACCGGGACGAAGTGGTGTTGCGCAACAATCATCTTCAACGAACCGAGGCCTTGGAAGATACGACCTCAAGGATAAAGGATGACTTGGATCGGTTAGAAAGGGAAACTGAACAAGGATTCACAGAGGTAGATGAGGACCTGGGATGGAGGGTCACCGATCTGGAAAACAAGAATGCGAGTCTTGAAGACCGCAACAACAAGCTTGaggccgacctcaaggcgctgACCGCACAAGTGGATGAAATAATCAAGGCCAAGGTGAATGCGGATATAGCGGTTGTGGAGGCAAATGCCCGAGTGGCTAAGgaagtccaggatgcgctggacgaagaaGCAAGAAGAGAGAAGGAGCCACCGCAACTCACCGAAGAAGAACGAGCTAAGCGAGAACGAAGGACAATGGCTAAGTATCCGGGCCTTGAAGAATCCGTAGCCGCTCAGCAACGAGAAGATGTAGAGCGGCTAAATGCACAAAAACAAGGGCTCGAAGAATTTGCAACTGctcaaaagaagaagaaaacagcGGCtccttcctcttcggttccggcgaAACGGAAAAGGAAATCATCAAAGAAGGCTCAAGTAGCCGGGCTGCTGGATTCACTCACTGAATCGGTTATTGAAAGTCAACCGGACCAGGCTACTCACaccgaagatgaagatgaagagcacTTGGAGCGGCGGCCTACAAGACAGCGAGTCTCAAGACCAGATAAGAAAAAGCGGACCAAGGATATGATGGCCGCCTTCAACTTCTCggactcagaatag